The genomic region GATGGAGGATCTTTTGCGTTAAATGGAAAAGGAAAAATGGCATTTCAAATGAAACATTTTGAAAGCCATGTTTCTGTAAGTCATTGGCAAAAAAAAATAACAGGATGGCAATGTATTTGTGGGCCAAATGAAAAACTTTTAACAGATTTAGCTGCTGATTATCAAGCTTGTGTTTTAGGTTTGAGAGATTACGTTAATAAAAATCACTTTAAGGATGTTATTCTTGGTCTTTCAGGAGGAATTGATTCAGCTCTTTGTACAGCAATGGCGGTGGATGCTCTTGGTGCGCAAAGGGTTCATACCGTAATGATGCCTTATCATTATACTTCACAAGAATCATTGCAAGATGCTAAAGAATGTGCGCATCTTTTAGGATGTCGTTATGAAGTGATACCGATAGAGCAAGTTGTTAAGGCTTTTTTGAATGTAACATCGCCTCTTTTTTTAGGATTGCCATCTGACGTGACGGAAGAAAATCTTCAAAGTCGCATACGTGGTACTCTCTTGATGGCGCTTTCAAATAAATTGGGTTTCATGGTTGTAACAACAGGTAATAAATCAGAAATGGCTGTGGGATATGCAACACTTTACGGTGATATGAATGGAGGTTTTAATCCTCTTAAGGATATTTATAAAACACAGGTCTATGCATTAGCTGAATGGCGCAATAAAAATCACTTGCATGATTTTAAAGGTCCAGAGAAAATTGTAATCCCCACTAATATTATAGCAAAAGCACCTTCTGCAGAGCTTAGAGAAAATCAAAGAGATGAAGATTCTCTTCCTCCTTATCCTATCTTAGATGATATCTTGCAATCTCTTGTAGAGGATGACATGAGTATTGGTGATATTGTTAAACGTGGCTATATACGCGAAACGGTTGAAAAAATTGAGCATCTTCTTTATGGTGCTGAATATAAAAGGCGACAATCTGCACCTGGTGTAAAAATTAGTTATAAAAATTTCGGACGCGATCGCCGTTATCCTATAGTCAATCGTTTTCACGATAAGAATTGAGTATTATTTTTATGGTAAAAGTTCGCTTTGCACCCTCTCCAACAGGTTATATTCATATTGGCAATACCCGTATTGCTCTCTTCAACTGGCTTTATGCGCAAGCATATAAGGGAGCATTTATCTTGCGTTACGATGATACAGATATTGAACGCTCTAAACAGGAATATATTGATGCTATTGCCGTTGACCTTGAGTGGCTTGGTATTCAACCGAATGAAATTTATTACCAATCTAAACGCTTTAATCGATATGATGAAGTTGCAGAAATGCTCAAACAATGTGGCCTTCTTTATCCTTGTTATGAAACAGCGGAAGAATTAGATAGACGTCGAAAGATCCAACTTTCTCGCAAATTACCCCCTATTTATGATCGTGCTGCATTGAAATTAACAGCAGAAGAAAAACAAAATTTTGAATCACAAGGTCGTAAACCTTATTGGCGTTTTCTTCTTCCTAATTTTGAAAATGATCCTTTGCAAACAAAGCGAACAGAAGCTTGCTGGAATGATGCAGTAAAAGGAAAGCAGACGATTGATTTAGCCTCTCTTTCAGATCCTGTTCTCATTCGTGAAGATGGGAGTTATCTTTATACACTGCCTTCTGTGGTTGATGATATAGATATGGCCATTACACATATTATTCGTGGGGATGATCACATTACAAATACAGGTGCTCAGATTGCTCTTTTCCAAGCTCTCGGTGCAAAATTGCCAATTT from Bartonella birtlesii IBS 325 harbors:
- the gltX gene encoding glutamate--tRNA ligase, with the protein product MVKVRFAPSPTGYIHIGNTRIALFNWLYAQAYKGAFILRYDDTDIERSKQEYIDAIAVDLEWLGIQPNEIYYQSKRFNRYDEVAEMLKQCGLLYPCYETAEELDRRRKIQLSRKLPPIYDRAALKLTAEEKQNFESQGRKPYWRFLLPNFENDPLQTKRTEACWNDAVKGKQTIDLASLSDPVLIREDGSYLYTLPSVVDDIDMAITHIIRGDDHITNTGAQIALFQALGAKLPIFGHINLLTTVFGKGLSKRNNDLSIRSLRAEGFESMAIQCLAVLIGTSQNVRPCPHQAALLEHFSLQDTSRSVAKFDIADLFVLNSHLVHELTYAEVKTRLENLSIKGEKAEYFWNAIRSNIDKVNDAVLWWKIIHDEQSFETVALEDRAFVCQSLNVLPTGALNEESWKVWTTALKEKTDRRGKALFMPLRQALTGIDHGPEMGKLLQLLGREKVIERLAAQNN
- a CDS encoding NAD+ synthase; protein product: MKNDFRVAVAQLNPVVGDIEGNLSLALIAHQKAKAEKADLVLFTELFISAYPPEDLVLKSAFTKTCEDAVKKLTKITIGGPGIIIGLPLRRNNNIYNAAVLLDEGKIIAENLKFDLPNYAEFDEKRLFSPGPRPEPIDYHGIKLGIVICEDIWNDPSLCVELGNKGAEMILVLNGSPYYRNKTLKRIEVVRAHALQSGMPIIYANQVGGQDELVFDGGSFALNGKGKMAFQMKHFESHVSVSHWQKKITGWQCICGPNEKLLTDLAADYQACVLGLRDYVNKNHFKDVILGLSGGIDSALCTAMAVDALGAQRVHTVMMPYHYTSQESLQDAKECAHLLGCRYEVIPIEQVVKAFLNVTSPLFLGLPSDVTEENLQSRIRGTLLMALSNKLGFMVVTTGNKSEMAVGYATLYGDMNGGFNPLKDIYKTQVYALAEWRNKNHLHDFKGPEKIVIPTNIIAKAPSAELRENQRDEDSLPPYPILDDILQSLVEDDMSIGDIVKRGYIRETVEKIEHLLYGAEYKRRQSAPGVKISYKNFGRDRRYPIVNRFHDKN